A genomic region of Deltaproteobacteria bacterium contains the following coding sequences:
- a CDS encoding response regulator: MADDDDDDCTLAKDAFRKSGARGVIHCLENGMELMDYLSRFDSVPDLILLDLNMPIKDGRLVLKEIKSTPAFQHIPVVVFTTSRETKDIAYSSEMGAQSFITKPNTFGEWVSIMKSLADQWLAAG; encoded by the coding sequence ATGGCCGACGATGACGACGATGATTGTACGCTGGCCAAGGATGCCTTCAGGAAATCGGGGGCGCGCGGCGTCATCCACTGTCTCGAGAACGGGATGGAACTCATGGACTATCTCTCCCGCTTCGACTCGGTTCCTGATCTGATCCTGCTTGATCTCAACATGCCCATCAAGGACGGTCGCCTCGTCCTGAAGGAGATCAAGTCCACACCTGCGTTTCAGCACATTCCGGTTGTGGTGTTCACCACCTCCCGGGAAACCAAAGATATCGCCTACAGCAGTGAAATGGGGGCCCAGTCATTCATTACGAAACCGAATACCTTCGGAGAGTGGGTCAGCATCATGAAGTCCTTAGCAGATCAATGGCTCGCGGCCGGCTAG